GGCCCTTCCAGCTGATATTCGGAAAGGACGCCAGCGCCGCAGCGTAGTCCTTTTCTTCGTCAGAGGCGTCTTCATAGTCCAGGTTCTGTTTCATTTCCTCTACAGTCCGCGCGCCGTTCATAATAGACGCTACGGCCGGCCGGTCCAAGGCATAACTCATGCACTGGAAAGGCGTCAAAGCCTTCCCTGCCGGCGAAATATCGCCGTTCAGCAGGTCGCCGCCGCCGAAGGCCTTCATGACCGTAATGCCTACGCCCAGCCGCTGGCACGTTTCATACAGCCGCTGCCGCTGGGGGTCCATGTTGAGCAGGGGCTTTGCGTAGCTTTCAGGAGCCCACAGGAGCTCAAGGTTTTCGTTGCCGGGCTGCAAATCGTAACAGGGATTGACGCTGAACATGAGCACGTCGACGAGGCCGCTTTCGACAGCCGACAACGCCGCCTCAGGGTTGTGGCTCGACATGCCGATGCTGCCGATGACGCCGTCTTTCTTCAACTTCAAGGCATATTTCATGATGTCGCCGTCCTGGATCTGCTGCCAGTCCGACAAAGAATCGACGTAGTGAACCATGCCGATTTCCAGATGGTCGGTCCGCAGCCGTTTCAGCTGGTCTTCAAAGCCGGCCTTCACGTCTTCGATATCGCGGGTGCGCTTATACTGCCCGTCCTTCCAAATGGTGCACAAATGAGCCTGCAAGACGAATGTATCCCGCCGTCCCTGCAGCGCCTTGCCCAAGGCATCGCGAAAATCCGGATGGGGCGCGTACAAATCGATGCAGTTTGCCCCATGGGCTTCCATGACGTCGATAAACGCTTCCGTCCATTCGGGGTGCTCTACCATGCCTTCGCAGCCAAAGCCGATTTCGCCGACGGAAAGGCCTGTCCGTCCCAATACTCTGTATTTCATACTATACCTCCTGACATATCACGTTCTCTGCTGTAAGCATAGCACATGGAGGGCGCTTCAAGTCAAGCCGTTTCTTACAGGTCCTTCTGCATGAAAATAGCCGGAATGGGATTATCATAGTACGGCGGGATTTCGTAAAATCCGTACTGCCGGTAGAGGCCGATGGCCACCGTCATAAAGGGCAGCGTGTCCAGCCGCATCTGCCTGTAACCGATCTGCTTCGCCTCGCCGATGCACTGCTCCATAAGCAGCCGGCTCAGGCCTTGTCCCCGACAAGCCGGCTGAATATACAGCCGTTTCAGCTCGCAGCATGTCTCATCGAGACGGTGAATGGCCGCGCAGCCTACGAGACGCCCGTCGTCGCCACAGACGCCGTACAGCCGCCCGTCAGGCAAGCCGTATTTTTCCTCTGCATGATCCAGCTCATCGCCGTAGCCCTGCGCCGCCAGACAAGCCTTTACCGTCTCATCCGTCTCGACCAGCATGGCCGTATATTCCTGAAACAGCTGCCGTATATCGTCCAATTTGTCATAGGCCAACACAATCTGCATAATCCTGCCTCCCTTGCATGAATACTGTCTATATATGTATTATAACAAAATCTGTAATTTCTAATCTCCTTATTTTTTGCAGTCCTATGCTGCTGCCAAGTGCATAAGCAATGTGTTCACAAAGTTTATAAATAGAAAGCTGCTAATAACGTTTCTTCATTTTATTCAAGCTGGCCGAATTTCAATATACATTATCATTATATCATTTTTTAATTAAAATTTAATGTACATTCTTCGTTTTTTTAATTTTAGTTTTATTTTCATCCTATATAATGACATATAACATCTGTTGGAGGTGACCGACTTATGAATACTAACAAAACAAACTCTCCCTGGCCGGCCCATCGCGTCCAATTCATCACACTCTGCACGCACGAAAAGCAGACTACTCTCGGAAGGATTTATAAGGATAAAAACGGATTCGTCTGGCAGCCGACGGTATGGGGAATGGCCGCGGAGGAAGGGCTGCGGAAGCTGAAGCTTTCATCTCAGCTCGTTCTGATTCAGGATTACGTCATCATGCCCAATCACGTGCATCTGCTCGTCTTGTACAGGCGATGCAACGACCGCGTCGTCAAATGGTTCATATCGCACTGCAAACACACTATGGCCCAACACATGCTGAAAGCACAGCATGCAAACGAACCGATCTGGGAAACATCCTATTCAAGTCACTATGTGCAGCGAGAACACACGCAGCTTGCACTGAGCCAAAACATACGGGAACATAAAACCCGCTGGCATTACGACAGCCTGAACACGTTTTTGCCGCGCCCCTATTCTCCAAAAGTTTGACACAAGCCACATGATTTTCAAAACATAAAGTCTTTCATGCTGCAAAAAAAAGAGAAGCAAGAAATGAGAAATCTCATGTTCTGCTTCTCTTTTATATGCAGCATTTTTTAATGTCCGCCGTATTTTTTTGCCGTGTCCAAGCGGCACAAAGCGCGCTTGAGCGCCATTTCCGCCCGATGTACGTCTATGTCCTTCCGCTGGCTGTGAAGCAATGCTTCCGCCCGCTGCTGGGCTGCTTCTGCCCGCTCGACGTCAATGTCTTCAGGCTTTTCCGCCGCCGGCGTAATGACGGTAATCGCATTATTGCTCACTTCCAAAAATCCGGAAGCTACGCTCAGGCAATGGCGCTGGCCGCCTACATCGTACATAAGCGGCCAGATATCTAAAGACGCGATGAGCGGCGCGTGATTGGGCATAATGCCCAAATCGCCGTCTAAGGCCCGCACGAGGACGAATTCCACATCTTCGTTTAATACGGCAGCATCGGGAGTAATTACTTCCAAACGGATAGTCTTTCCTTTTTCTGCCATAGCCTATTCTCCTTTCAGAGTCTTGGCCTTTTCATATGCTTCTTCGATATCGCCTACCATGTAGAACGCCTGTTCCGGCATGTCGTCGCATCGGCCCGACAGAATTTCCTTAAAGCCGGCAATCGTATCTTTCAGCGGTACATAACGGCCCGGCTGACCAGTAAACTGTTCGGCGACGGAGAAAGGCTGGCTCAGGAAACGCTGGATCTTACGAGCCCGGGCAACGGTGAGCTTGTCTTCTTCCGACAATTCATCGATACCGAGGATAGCGATGATATCCTGCAGGTCGTTGTACTTCTGCAAAATAGCCTGAACGGCGCGGGCCGTCTGATAATGGTCTTCGCCGAGGATATGGGGATCGAGAATACGAGACGTCGAATCCAGGGGATCGACGGCCGGATAAATGCCCAATTCGGCAATCTGACGGGACAATACGGTCGTCGCATCCAAATGGGCAAAGGTCGCAGCCGGAGCCGGGTCCGTCAAATCGTCGGCAGGGACATATACGGCCTGTACAGACGTGATGGAGCCGTTCTTCGTCGACGTGATGCGTTCCTGCAGCGCGCCTACGTCCGTCCCCAACGTCGGCTGATACCCAACAGCCGAAGGAATTCGGCCCAGCAGTGCCGATACTTCCGAACCGGCCTGAATGAAACGGAAAATATTGTCGATGAACAGGAGCACGTCCTGATGTTCTTTATCGCGGAAATATTCAGCCATCGTAAGGCCCGTCAGGCCGACGCGCATACGGGCTCCAGGCGGTTCGTTCATCTGGCCGTATACGAGAGCGGTCTTGCTGATAACGCCCGATTCCTTCATTTCGTTCCACAAGTCGTTGCCTTCGCGGGTCCGTTCGCCTACGCCGGTAAATACGGAGTAGCCGCCGTGTTCCGTAGCAACGTTGTGAATCAATTCCATGATGAGAACGGTCTTGCCTACACCGGCGCCGCCGAACAAGCCAATCTTGCCGCCTTTGGCATACGGTGCGATGAGGTCGACGACCTTAATGCCCGTTTCGAGAATTTCCGTGCCTGTAGACTGGTCTTCAAATTTCGGAGCCGGCCGATGAATAGGCCAATAGTCTTCAGCTTCTACTACTTCGTCTACCTTGTCGACGGTCTGGCCGAGAACGTTGAAAATACGTCCCAGCACGCCCTTGCCGACGGGAACCTTAATAGGGCCGCCTGTATTTTCCGCAGCCATGCCGCGGACGAGACCGTCTGTAGAACTCATAGCAACGCAGCGGACGACGTCGTCGCCTAAGTGCTGCATAACTTCTGCTACCAAGTCGACAGCCTGTTCGCCTTCCCCGCCGGTGACGTGAAGGGCAGTGTAAATGGCGGGCAAATCTGCTTCGGAAGCAAACCGCACGTCAATAACCGGGCCGATGACCTGGATTACTTTCCCAATGTTATTGCTCATGAAGAGGCTCTCCTCTCTTTCTTAGTTTTACTCACGCCCTACTGCAGGGCATTAGCACCGCTGACAATTTCTGTCAGTTCGTTCGTAATGCCGGCCTGACGGACTTTGTTATAATGGACAGTCAATCTGTCGATCAGCTCGCCTGCATTATCCGTTGCCGACGTCATAGCCGTCATACGGGCCCCGAGCTCGCTGGCCGCCGACTGGAGCAGGCTGTTGTACACAAGCATGTCCAGATACTGGGGCAAAAGCGATTCCAAGACCTGATGGGCATCCGGCGCAAAGAGATACTCTTCTTTCGGACCGGTTTTTTCAGAGCCGTCCTGCTGCGAAATAGGCAGTATTTTGACGGTTTGTACTTCTTGCGATAAGGCTGACTTAAACTTCGTATAAATGATATATACTTCGTCAACTTCGCCAGCCAAAAATTGTTCTGTAGCAACATGGGCAATCTGCTGGGCATCGGTGAACTGCGGCTTATCGGAAAAGCCCGTCCACTTCTGGTCCGGCACGATATGCAAATGCTTTAAATATTCAGCAGGCTTACGGCCTGTCACGAGCAGCATCGAAGCGCTGCGGGGCTTATCTTTCAGCACGGCAACCATGGCCTTGTTGATATTGGAATTAAACGCGCCGGCCAGACCTTTATCAGCCCCGACGATAATGTAGCACGTCCTCTTCACTTCGTCATGAGGCGTAAACAAGGCGACTTTTTCGCCTGTAGACGCCGCTGCCAAGCGCTGCAGCATGCCTTCGATTTTTTCCGTATACGGCGCTGTGGCCAACGCCCTTTCCTGTGCACGGCGCAGTCGTACAGACGATACCATTTTCATGGCTTTCGTAATCTGCTGAGTATTCGTAACGGATTTGATCCGCCGGTTTATTTCGCGTGCACTCGGCATAGATTATTCCTCCTCTTTAATCAGCTCATGGGTGGCGCTATACTGCTTTGTATATTCGCCGATGGCCTTCTGGAGGGTTGCTTCTGCGTCCTGGCCGAGTTCCTTCGTCGTCTTGATGCTTTCGCCGACTTCCGGATAATTGGTATGCATGAACGTGATGAAGCCGTCGGCAAACTGCTGTACTTCCGATACCTGAATCGGCATGAGGTAGTTTTTAACAGCCAAATAAATCTGCATAACCTGGTCTTCGACCGGCATAGGATGATACTGCGGCTGAATTAAGAGCTGCATCGTCCGTTCGCCTTTATCGATCTGGGCCTTTGTGCTCTTATCGAGGTCAGAGCCAAACTGGGCGAAGGCCGCCAATTCGCGGTACTGCGCTAAATCCAGGCGAAGGGTACCGGCAATTTTCTTCATAGCCTTAATCTGGGCGGAGCCGCCTACGCGGGATACGGACAAGCCGACGTTGATAGCCGGACGGATACCAGAGTTAAAGGCTTCCGTTTCTAGGAATATCTGACCGTCCGTAATGGAAATAACGTTTGTCGGGATGTACGCCGACAAGTCGCCGGCCAGCGTTTCAATGATCGGCAAGGCTGTAATGGAGCCGCCACCCAAATCATCAGAAAGCTTTGCTGCCCGTTCCAGCAGACGGGAATGTAAGTAGAATACGTCGCCGGGATAGGCTTCACGTCCAGGCGGACGGCGGAGCAGCAAGCTCATGGCACGGTATGCCTGGGCGTGTTTGGACAAGTCGTCATATATGCAGAGGACGTCCTTGCCCTGATACATGAAGTATTCGCCGATAGATACGCCCGAATACGGAGCCAGGTACTGGAGCGGCGCGCCGTCAGATGCCGTAGCAGCAACGACGATAGTATACGCCATCGCGCCGTTTTCTTCCAAAGTACGGACGACGCGGGCAACCGTCGAGGCTTTTTGTCCAATAGCGACGTAAACGCAAATAACGCCGCTGTCTTTTTGATTTAAAATCGTGTCGATAGCGATAGCCGTCTTGCCCGTACCGCGGTCGCCGATGATCAATTCTCGCTGGCCCCGTCCGATAGGAACCATGGAATCGATAGATTTAAGCCCCGTCTGAAGAGGTACCTTTACAGGCTGACGGTCGGCAATACCTGACGCCTGCACTTCGACGAGACGGGATTCTGTCGTCTTGATTTCCCCTTTGCCGTCGATAGGCGCACCCAAGGGGTTTACGACGCGACCAATCATAGCTTCGCCTACGGGAACGCGCATGACGCGGCCTGTACGGCGGACCGTGTCGCCTTCCTTGATGAGGGCGTCATCGCCGAGCAATACGGCGCCGACGTTGTCTTCTTCCAAGTTCAGGGCCATGCCGTAAACGCCGTGCGGCAGTTCCAGCAGTTCCCCGGACATGGCTTTGTCCAAACCGTAAATGTGGGCAATGCCGTCCCCGACTTCCAGAACGGTGCCGACATCGTCGACGTTCATTTCCACATTATAATCTTCGATTTGTTTCTTGATTATAGCCGTTATTTCTTCTGGCTTCATTTTCATTATTCGTCCGTCACCCCATTCGTCACGTCAGCCTGGAGCAGTTTATGCTGCATATCGCGCAGCTGCCGCCGGAGGCTGCCGTCTATTAATTTGTCGCCGATCTGGATGACCATGCCGCCGATGAGCGACGGGTCGATGTAATACAGCGGCTCGATCTTCTTGCCTGTCATCTTTTCCAATCCGGCAACCAGTTTTTCTTCTTCCGCCACCGTCAGCGCCTTGACGACGCGCACCTTCGCGACTTCGATGTTCTGCGCCGCCCGCGCCAGGTCGATAAACCCGTCGATAGCGGGAACAATAGCCGCTTCG
This region of Megasphaera stantonii genomic DNA includes:
- the atpG gene encoding ATP synthase F1 subunit gamma translates to MPSAREINRRIKSVTNTQQITKAMKMVSSVRLRRAQERALATAPYTEKIEGMLQRLAAASTGEKVALFTPHDEVKRTCYIIVGADKGLAGAFNSNINKAMVAVLKDKPRSASMLLVTGRKPAEYLKHLHIVPDQKWTGFSDKPQFTDAQQIAHVATEQFLAGEVDEVYIIYTKFKSALSQEVQTVKILPISQQDGSEKTGPKEEYLFAPDAHQVLESLLPQYLDMLVYNSLLQSAASELGARMTAMTSATDNAGELIDRLTVHYNKVRQAGITNELTEIVSGANALQ
- the atpH gene encoding ATP synthase F1 subunit delta, whose translation is MIPEVVYSKYSQAMFDIAKEQGKLDIFGTELKAVRDAMQENPDLQKFICHPLIQPGVKKDTLQKIFAGDVEPLVLQFLYVMIDRRREAAIVPAIDGFIDLARAAQNIEVAKVRVVKALTVAEEEKLVAGLEKMTGKKIEPLYYIDPSLIGGMVIQIGDKLIDGSLRRQLRDMQHKLLQADVTNGVTDE
- the atpA gene encoding F0F1 ATP synthase subunit alpha codes for the protein MKMKPEEITAIIKKQIEDYNVEMNVDDVGTVLEVGDGIAHIYGLDKAMSGELLELPHGVYGMALNLEEDNVGAVLLGDDALIKEGDTVRRTGRVMRVPVGEAMIGRVVNPLGAPIDGKGEIKTTESRLVEVQASGIADRQPVKVPLQTGLKSIDSMVPIGRGQRELIIGDRGTGKTAIAIDTILNQKDSGVICVYVAIGQKASTVARVVRTLEENGAMAYTIVVAATASDGAPLQYLAPYSGVSIGEYFMYQGKDVLCIYDDLSKHAQAYRAMSLLLRRPPGREAYPGDVFYLHSRLLERAAKLSDDLGGGSITALPIIETLAGDLSAYIPTNVISITDGQIFLETEAFNSGIRPAINVGLSVSRVGGSAQIKAMKKIAGTLRLDLAQYRELAAFAQFGSDLDKSTKAQIDKGERTMQLLIQPQYHPMPVEDQVMQIYLAVKNYLMPIQVSEVQQFADGFITFMHTNYPEVGESIKTTKELGQDAEATLQKAIGEYTKQYSATHELIKEEE
- the atpD gene encoding F0F1 ATP synthase subunit beta — its product is MSNNIGKVIQVIGPVIDVRFASEADLPAIYTALHVTGGEGEQAVDLVAEVMQHLGDDVVRCVAMSSTDGLVRGMAAENTGGPIKVPVGKGVLGRIFNVLGQTVDKVDEVVEAEDYWPIHRPAPKFEDQSTGTEILETGIKVVDLIAPYAKGGKIGLFGGAGVGKTVLIMELIHNVATEHGGYSVFTGVGERTREGNDLWNEMKESGVISKTALVYGQMNEPPGARMRVGLTGLTMAEYFRDKEHQDVLLFIDNIFRFIQAGSEVSALLGRIPSAVGYQPTLGTDVGALQERITSTKNGSITSVQAVYVPADDLTDPAPAATFAHLDATTVLSRQIAELGIYPAVDPLDSTSRILDPHILGEDHYQTARAVQAILQKYNDLQDIIAILGIDELSEEDKLTVARARKIQRFLSQPFSVAEQFTGQPGRYVPLKDTIAGFKEILSGRCDDMPEQAFYMVGDIEEAYEKAKTLKGE
- a CDS encoding F0F1 ATP synthase subunit epsilon, with the translated sequence MAEKGKTIRLEVITPDAAVLNEDVEFVLVRALDGDLGIMPNHAPLIASLDIWPLMYDVGGQRHCLSVASGFLEVSNNAITVITPAAEKPEDIDVERAEAAQQRAEALLHSQRKDIDVHRAEMALKRALCRLDTAKKYGGH
- a CDS encoding GNAT family N-acetyltransferase, with translation MQIVLAYDKLDDIRQLFQEYTAMLVETDETVKACLAAQGYGDELDHAEEKYGLPDGRLYGVCGDDGRLVGCAAIHRLDETCCELKRLYIQPACRGQGLSRLLMEQCIGEAKQIGYRQMRLDTLPFMTVAIGLYRQYGFYEIPPYYDNPIPAIFMQKDL
- a CDS encoding aldo/keto reductase is translated as MKYRVLGRTGLSVGEIGFGCEGMVEHPEWTEAFIDVMEAHGANCIDLYAPHPDFRDALGKALQGRRDTFVLQAHLCTIWKDGQYKRTRDIEDVKAGFEDQLKRLRTDHLEIGMVHYVDSLSDWQQIQDGDIMKYALKLKKDGVIGSIGMSSHNPEAALSAVESGLVDVLMFSVNPCYDLQPGNENLELLWAPESYAKPLLNMDPQRQRLYETCQRLGVGITVMKAFGGGDLLNGDISPAGKALTPFQCMSYALDRPAVASIMNGARTVEEMKQNLDYEDASDEEKDYAAALASFPNISWKGHCMYCSHCAPCPQGIDVAAVTKFLNLCKAQGDIPETVREHYAVLPHTASECIQCGACETRCPFSVDIRRNMADAAALFGK
- a CDS encoding transposase — its product is MNTNKTNSPWPAHRVQFITLCTHEKQTTLGRIYKDKNGFVWQPTVWGMAAEEGLRKLKLSSQLVLIQDYVIMPNHVHLLVLYRRCNDRVVKWFISHCKHTMAQHMLKAQHANEPIWETSYSSHYVQREHTQLALSQNIREHKTRWHYDSLNTFLPRPYSPKV